The nucleotide window ATACCCTCATCCAGTTCACCATAATCCGAAGGATTCTTCATATCATCGACACTCTTGAGCGCCGATGGCAAGGCAGCGATCCAATTCTCGATGGACCCTTTATCATAAGGGAATACATACAATATCTGCAGGTCGAGATGCTCGGGAATATTTCCGACACTCTGGCGGGCAAACAACTGAGCATGTCGATAGAAACAGAAGTGACACCACCCTCCTTCATATGCATACCCACGGGGGAACATCAACATCACATTGCGGCCTTTGTAATCGGACAAGCTTACAGTCTCGCCCTGATAGGACTTCAGGGTGAAGTCCGGCATCGCATCACCAACGGACACCCATTGCTTCTCCGAAGCCTCAACGACTACACATACCAACAGTATAGCCAGGAATATCGTGCCAATGAATCCACGGGTCGAACGGTGATAGATCATCTTTTCTCCTTCTGTTTCTTTATCCGATCCATGATTATGTGCAACGTCTACTGCTGCATCATAGATGAAAGTCTCCAGCCGATTCTGGTTGGTAAATGATCTTCTCAATGCTGATTCGCCGCATTCCCGAGGGAACCGGCCATTCAATGATATCTCCTTCCGCATAGCCGAGAATGGCTGTACCGATTGGAGCGAGGATAGAGATAGCTCCCGCGTCCACATCCGCATCTTTGGGAAATACCAGAGAATAGGTCATAACCTCAGAAGTATCGGTGTCGCGAAGAACTACCTTCGAGTTCATGGTCACCACATCCGGGGGTATGTCTTCGGACAACACCACCTTGCCTCGCGCAAGTTCTCCGGCCAGGTCCTCCAGATCCTTTCTGCTTTGTTCACCAAACTCCTCAGCCACAGCGATGATTTCTTCAAGCCGTTCCTTATCAAATCCGGTAATAAATATCTTTCTTTTCTTCATGATTACCTCCAGTGCTTAATGCCACCGACC belongs to Candidatus Latescibacterota bacterium and includes:
- a CDS encoding peroxiredoxin family protein — encoded protein: MIYHRSTRGFIGTIFLAILLVCVVVEASEKQWVSVGDAMPDFTLKSYQGETVSLSDYKGRNVMLMFPRGYAYEGGWCHFCFYRHAQLFARQSVGNIPEHLDLQILYVFPYDKGSIENWIAALPSALKSVDDMKNPSDYGELDEGMKKFVDIIRKVAPEAITLPEGEEAPTPFPLLLDEERNVSNRFGLFQTEWSGSKVDQNIPAVYLIDREGILRFKYISQHTFDRPSFDYLFEIFSLWEKSD
- the rnk gene encoding nucleoside diphosphate kinase regulator: MKKRKIFITGFDKERLEEIIAVAEEFGEQSRKDLEDLAGELARGKVVLSEDIPPDVVTMNSKVVLRDTDTSEVMTYSLVFPKDADVDAGAISILAPIGTAILGYAEGDIIEWPVPSGMRRISIEKIIYQPESAGDFHL